The following proteins are encoded in a genomic region of Diabrotica virgifera virgifera chromosome 1, PGI_DIABVI_V3a:
- the LOC126882249 gene encoding ADP-ribose glycohydrolase OARD1-like translates to MEDDAQPSFKEFMSTYAERRSARFGVTTKVQQDLFSVPENVSLAHCVTQDVEMTKGISSVLNRNFGLLDEQQPKVGRVLRLEDGSRYLLYILTRKSYTDRPSYENIWRALTNLKKIVCNYDITNLAWKIITSPKIGHGVENLDWKIVRSILEVVFRETGIRITVCCMNPKMSYPSKTVDY, encoded by the coding sequence atggaAGATgacgcacagccaagttttaaggaatttatgtcaactTACGCAGAGAGAAGGAGTGcgagattcggcgtgaccacaaaagttcagcaagatctgtttagtgttccagaaaacgtctctttAGCCCACTGTGTTACCCAAGAcgtcgagatgactaaaggaatctcgtccgtattaaATAGGAATTTCGGCCTCCTGGACGAGCAGCAGCCTAAagttggaagagtactgcgattagAAGATGGTTCTCGATATTTGCTTTATATattgaccaggaagtcttatacagacaggccaagctacgagaacatatggcgtgctctaactaatttgaagaaaatcgtgtgtaattatgacatcacaAATTTGGCTTGGAAAATAATAACAtcaccaaaaataggccatggagtagaaaatctggattggaagattgtgagaagcatacttgaagtggtcttcagagaaactggcatacgaattactgtgtgttgcatgaacccgaagatgtcgtacccttcaaagacagtagactatTAG